The genomic interval CCTCGGGCCCTCCGCCGAGCAGCAGCGCATGGGCCTTGTCCAGCGCCCGGGTGAAGCGCTCGCCGTCGTAGGGCTTGAGCAGGTAGTCCACCGCGTGTGCTTCGAAGGCGCGCAGCGCGAAGCTGTCGTAGGCGGTGGAGAAGATGACCGCCGGGGCGTGCTCGGACCCCAGCGCTTCGAGCACCTCGAAGCCCGTCAGCCCTGGCATCTGCACATCGAGCACCGCCAGGTCCGGCCGCAGGGCCTCGACGCGCTCCAGTGCCTCGGTGCCATCCGCTGCTTCGCCCACGAGCGTGAAGCGTGGTTCCTGCTCGAGGAATCACTTCACCTTCGCCCGTGCGGGTGCCTCGTCGTCCACGACCAGCACGCGAAAGCCCGTCACGGCACGGCTCCGGGCTGCGGGCGTGCTCATGGATGCGCCTCCTGGGCCGCCTGGATAGGCCACCGCGCCCGGACGCCTCCACGCGGCTGTCGTGGGACGGACCGGCCGCGGTGCCAGCCGGACCGGTGAGCCCCCAAGGCCCCAAAGCAAAAGGCCGCCCGGGTCTCCCCGGACGGCCTCTTGTGAATCAGGTGCGTGGAAGCGCGCCGTTACTCGGCGGCGACCTCGACCTTGATCTTCGCCGTCACCTCGCGGTGCAGGCGCAGCTCCACCTCGAAGCTGCCGAGCGTCTTGATGGGCTCGGGCAGGTGGATGGCGCGGCGGTCCACCGTCTGGCCCTGGGACGCCACGGCCTCGGCGATGTCCAGCGCGGTGACGGAGCCGAACAGCTTGTCCTGCTCGCCGACCTTGCGCTTGATGGTGACCTTGATGGAGCCGACCTTCTTCGCCTGCTCCTCCG from Myxococcus stipitatus carries:
- the rplI gene encoding 50S ribosomal protein L9 is translated as MKVILREDIENLGKSGELVTVKDGFGRNYLLPRKKAVLASEQNLRQLEHEKAVITARNAKLKGAAEEQAKKVGSIKVTIKRKVGEQDKLFGSVTALDIAEAVASQGQTVDRRAIHLPEPIKTLGSFEVELRLHREVTAKIKVEVAAE